One genomic segment of Kocuria rhizophila DC2201 includes these proteins:
- a CDS encoding ATP-dependent Clp protease proteolytic subunit — protein MNLPHATAPQLPTSRYVIPDFEERTPYGYRRQNPYTKLFEDRIIFLGVQVDDTSADDIMAQLLVLESQDPDRDITMYINSPGGSFTAMTAIYDTMQYIRPEIQTVCLGQAASAASVLLAGGTPGKRLALPNARVLIHQPAMEGQGGGQASDIEIQANEIMRMRTWLEETMALHTNKNVEDINRDIERDKILTAKEAQEYGIIDQVLDSRKINKPSTVTQA, from the coding sequence ATGAACCTCCCTCACGCCACTGCACCGCAGCTGCCCACCAGCCGCTACGTGATCCCCGACTTCGAGGAACGCACCCCGTACGGCTACCGCCGCCAGAACCCCTACACCAAGCTGTTCGAGGACCGCATCATCTTCCTGGGTGTCCAGGTGGACGACACCTCCGCTGACGACATCATGGCGCAGCTGCTGGTGCTCGAGTCCCAGGACCCGGACCGGGACATCACCATGTACATCAACTCCCCGGGTGGCTCGTTCACGGCCATGACGGCCATCTACGACACCATGCAGTACATCCGCCCGGAGATCCAGACCGTGTGCCTGGGCCAGGCAGCCTCGGCGGCCTCCGTGCTGCTGGCCGGCGGCACCCCCGGCAAGCGCCTCGCGCTGCCCAACGCGCGCGTGCTGATCCACCAGCCGGCCATGGAGGGCCAGGGCGGCGGTCAGGCCTCGGACATCGAGATCCAGGCCAACGAGATCATGCGCATGCGCACGTGGCTCGAGGAGACCATGGCACTGCACACCAACAAGAACGTGGAGGACATCAACCGCGACATCGAGCGCGACAAGATCCTCACCGCCAAGGAGGCGCAGGAGTACGGGATCATCGACCAGGTCCTGGACTCCCGCAAGATCAACAAGCCCTCCACGGTCACCCAGGCCTGA